DNA from Bacillus carboniphilus:
AAGCTGGTGTTAATATCATGGGATTCTGTAAAGAATTTAATGCGCGTACAGCCGATCAAGCCGGCCTTATCATTCCAGTTGAAATTACGGTATTTGAAGACCGTTCATTTACATTCATTACGAAAACTCCGCCTGCTGCTGTCTTACTTAAGAAAGCTGCTGGTATTGAGTCTGGTTCTGGTGAACCAAACCGTAAAAAAGTAGCAACTGTTAAGCGTGATAAAGTTCGCGAAATTGCTGAAACAAAAATGCCTGACCTAAACGCAGCTGACGTTGAAGCAGCGATGCGCATGGTTGAAGGTACAGCCCGCAGCATGGGTATTGTGATCGAAGACTAATATGATACCTGTTTTTCACGGGGTTGCGAATCCTAGAATCGGACTCGCAACCTTTTTAGTGGGAGGTCTATCCGTTAAAACCACAAATGAGGAGGATTATATAAAATGGCTAAAAGAAGTAAAAAGTATCAAGATGCAGTAAAGCTTATCGACCGTACAAAAGCGTACGATGTTAACGAAGCTGTAGAACTAATTAAAAAGACTAGTTTCACTAAGTTTGATGCAACAGTTGAGGTGGCATTCCGTCTAGGGATTGACACTCGTAAAAACGATCAACAAATCCGTGGAGCAGTTGTTCTACCAAACGGAACTGGTAAAACTCAACGAGTGCTAGTTTTCGCTAAAGGTGAAAAACTGAAAGAAGCGGAAGCGGCTGGTGCTGATTACGTTGGTGATGCTGAATATATTAACAAAATCAACCAAGGTTGGTTTGAATTTGATGTAATCGTAGCTACACCTGATATGATGGGTGAAGTTGGTAAACTTGGTCGTGTATTAGGACCTAAAGGTTTAATGCCAAACCCTAAAACTGGTACTGTTACATTTGATGTTGACAGAGCGGTTAAAGAAATTAAAGCTGGTAAAGTAGAATACCGTGCTGACAAAGCTGGTATTGTGCATGTTCCAGTTGGAAAAATTTCATTCGATACAGATAAGTTAAC
Protein-coding regions in this window:
- the rplK gene encoding 50S ribosomal protein L11 — translated: MAKKVIKVVKLQIPAAKANPAPPVGPALGQAGVNIMGFCKEFNARTADQAGLIIPVEITVFEDRSFTFITKTPPAAVLLKKAAGIESGSGEPNRKKVATVKRDKVREIAETKMPDLNAADVEAAMRMVEGTARSMGIVIED
- the rplA gene encoding 50S ribosomal protein L1, whose protein sequence is MAKRSKKYQDAVKLIDRTKAYDVNEAVELIKKTSFTKFDATVEVAFRLGIDTRKNDQQIRGAVVLPNGTGKTQRVLVFAKGEKLKEAEAAGADYVGDAEYINKINQGWFEFDVIVATPDMMGEVGKLGRVLGPKGLMPNPKTGTVTFDVDRAVKEIKAGKVEYRADKAGIVHVPVGKISFDTDKLTENFSTIYETILKAKPAAAKGTYVKNVAITSTMGPGVKVDPATIAVKN